The Nerophis lumbriciformis linkage group LG15, RoL_Nlum_v2.1, whole genome shotgun sequence genome window below encodes:
- the LOC133616157 gene encoding kinesin-like protein KIF23 isoform X3 has product MYRFGKGKTPRRHGLKKTYHAEKDPVGVYCRIRPLGGENEECCIEMISNTTIQLHAPDGLKANRNGEYKETQYSFKKVFGINTTQRELFEDVAKPLVEDLIQCKNGLLFTYGVTGSGKTFTMTGSPGEGGLLPRSLDILFNSIGPFQAKRFVFKPDDKNGIDIQNDVDALLERQKRDSQPCVPKTPSSRQKADPEFADMISPEEACKADNVDEDCCYSIFVSYIEIYNNYIYDLLEDIPFDPIRPKTPQSKILREDQNHNMYIAGCTEVEVKSTEEAFEVFWRGQKKRRIAHTQLNRESSRSHSVFTLKLVQAPLDADGDHIMQDKNQVNVSQLCLVDLAGSERNSRTRAEGSRLREAGNINQSLMTLRTCMEVLRENQMCGTNKMVPYRDSKVTHLFKNYFDGEGKVKMIVCVNPKADDYEETMLVMRFAEMTQEVEVARPVDRPICGLAAGRRQRNQVFRDDQAGRSNADDPVLLNQFIESLPPLPPCDLIDPSDDQTLPRLIEVLKRRHHIHQLKTEQLNKTAYTLRSMLQQFDSQCGAKENFIHDQQSKLGEKDKVIFSQKMELERMEKKSKTLEYKIDILQRTTDMYEHDKRSLEQELETRAQKLHREQSERRRMEQQMQGMVTDTKFKWEKECKRRVNAKQLEMQNKLWVQDEKLKQLQAIVAESSSGSEPPEKPQRPSRDRDRNHGQKRSSSPSPQPVTREINPVHRRSHSAGGEKWVDHKPPSNVDLDTVMQPIIPNAIQVSTPSGKALSKCHKYVLRHQELASDGEIATKLIKGNVFKTRGGGQAVEFTDVETLRQECPTRPSRKRRSDSSETQDEEDQENRAPVASTSRAFVHQKRRKP; this is encoded by the exons ATGTATAGATTTGG GAAGGGCAAGACGCCTCGCAGGCACGGGCTGAAAAAGACATACCATGCAGAGAAAGATCCTGTTGGT gtgtacTGCCGTATACGCCCACTTGGAGGAGAGAATGAGGAATGTTGTATTGAAATGATCAGCAACACTACTATTCAGTTGCATGCTCCTGATGGTCTTAAAGCCAACCGCAATGGAGAATATAAAGAG ACGCAGTACTCTTTTAAAAAAGTGTTTGGTATTAATACTACTCAAAGGGAGCTGTTTGAGGATGTCGCCAAGCCGTTAGTAGAGGACCTCATTCAATGTAAAAATG GTTTGCTGTTTACATACGGTGTAACAGGAAGTGGCAAGACCTTCACCATGACTGGCTCACCTGGAGAAGGTGGACTCCTCCCACGTTCCCTCGACATACTCTTCAACAGTATCGGCCCCTTTCAAGCTAAAAGATTT gttTTCAAGCCAGATGACAAAAATGGAATAGACATCCAGAATGATGTGGATGCTCTTCTGGAAAGACAGAAGCGAGATTCTCAACCCTGTGTGCCAAAAACGCCTTCTTCTAG acaGAAAGCTGACCCAGAATTTGCAGACATGATCAGTCCAGAAGAGGCTTGCAAAGCTGACAATGTGGATGAAGACTGCTGTTACAGCATCTTTGTGTCTTACATTGAGATCTATAATAACTACATCTATGATCTTCTCGAAGATATCCCGTTTGACCCAATCAGGCCAAA AACACCTCAATCCAAGATACTGCGTGAAGATCAGAATCATAACATGTACATAGCTGGCTGCACAGAAGTGGAAGTCAAGTCTACAGAGGAGGCATTTGAAGTATTTTGGAGGG gacaaaagaaaagaaggatTGCACACACTCAATTGAACCGCGAATCCAGTCGTTCCCACAGTGTCTTCACTTTAAAACTCGTTCAGGCACCTCTAGATGCTGATGGAGATCACATTATGCAG GACAAAAACCAGGTAAACGTGAGCCAGCTGTGTTTGGTTGACCTGGCAGGTAGTGAGCGCAACAGCAGAACGAGAGCCGAGGGGAGCCGTCTGCGTGAAGCGG GTAATATAAACCAGTCTTTGATGACTTTGCGCACATGTATGGAAGTCCTACGAGAGAACCAAATGTGTGGCACAAATAAG ATGGTGCCATACAGGGACTCTAAAGTGACTCATCTGTTTAAGAACTACTTTGATGGAGAAGGAAAGGTTAAAATGATAGTGTGTGTCAACCCAAAGGCTGATGATTATGAGGAAACTATG CTTGTAATGCGGTTTGCAGAGATGACACAGGAAGTGGAAGTTGCACGGCCAGTTGACAGGCCCATATGTGGTCTTGCTGCAGGACGGAGGCAACGAAACCAAGTGTTCAGGGATGACCAAGCAGGTCGTAGTAATGCTG ATGACCCAGTTCTGCTGAATCAATTTATTGAAAGCCTTCCACCTCTGCCTCCTTGTGACTTGATCGATCCGTCAGATGATCAGACGCTGCCACGCCTGATTGAGGTTCTGAAGAGAAGGCATCATATCCACCAGCTGAAAACCGAGCAACTCAACAAAACTG CCTATACACTGAGGTCAATGCTTCAGCAATTTGATAGTCAGTGTGGCGCGAAGGAGAATTTCATCCATGACCAGCAAAGTAAACTGGGCGAAAAGGATAAAGTTATCTtcagtcaaaagatggagcttgaaagaatggaaaaaaaatccaaaacccTGGAATACAAG ATTGACATCCTGCAGAGGACGACTGACATGTATGAGCATGACAAACGCTCACTGGAGCAGGAGCTGGAGACTCGAGCACAAAAGCTCCACAGGGAACAGTCTGAGCGGAGACGGATGGAGCAGCAAATGCAGGGCATGGTCACAGACACCAAATTCAAGTGGGAGAAAGAATGT AAGAGACGAGTGAATGCCAAGCAGCTGGAGATGCAAAACAAGTTGTGGGTACAAGATGAAAAGCTAAAGCAGCTCCAAGCCATTGTAGCTGAGAGCAGCAGTGGCTCAGAGCCTCCAGAAAAACCGCAAAGACCCTCACGGGATAGAGATCGCAACCATGGCCAGAAGAGATCCTCATCGCCGTCACCTCAACCG GTGACTCGGGAAATTAATCCGGTGCACAGACGATCACACTCCGCTGGTGGGGAGAAATGGGTAGATCACAAACCACCCTCTAATGTTGATCTAGACACTGTCATGCAGCCAATCATACCCAATGCAATCCAAGTGTCCACTCCGAGCGGGAAAGCTCTGTCTAAATGCCACAAGTACGTGCTTAGACATCAAGAGCTTGCTTCCGATGGGGAGATTGCGACCAAGTTGATCAAG GGGAATGTTTTTAAAACCAGAGGTGGCGGCCAGGCGGTGGAGTTTACTGATGTTGAGACACTGAGACAGGAGTGCCCAACTAGACCAAG TCGCAAGAGGAGATCTGACTCTTCAGAGACGCAAGATGAAGAGGATCAAGAAAACCGG GCTCCTGTTGCAAGCACAAGTAGGGCCTTTGTGCATCAAAA ACGCAGGAAGCCTTGA
- the LOC133616157 gene encoding kinesin-like protein KIF23 isoform X2: MYRFGKGKTPRRHGLKKTYHAEKDPVGVYCRIRPLGGENEECCIEMISNTTIQLHAPDGLKANRNGEYKETQYSFKKVFGINTTQRELFEDVAKPLVEDLIQCKNGLLFTYGVTGSGKTFTMTGSPGEGGLLPRSLDILFNSIGPFQAKRFVFKPDDKNGIDIQNDVDALLERQKRDSQPCVPKTPSSRQKADPEFADMISPEEACKADNVDEDCCYSIFVSYIEIYNNYIYDLLEDIPFDPIRPKTPQSKILREDQNHNMYIAGCTEVEVKSTEEAFEVFWRGQKKRRIAHTQLNRESSRSHSVFTLKLVQAPLDADGDHIMQDKNQVNVSQLCLVDLAGSERNSRTRAEGSRLREAGNINQSLMTLRTCMEVLRENQMCGTNKMVPYRDSKVTHLFKNYFDGEGKVKMIVCVNPKADDYEETMLVMRFAEMTQEVEVARPVDRPICGLAAGRRQRNQVFRDDQAGRSNADDPVLLNQFIESLPPLPPCDLIDPSDDQTLPRLIEVLKRRHHIHQLKTEQLNKTAYTLRSMLQQFDSQCGAKENFIHDQQSKLGEKDKVIFSQKMELERMEKKSKTLEYKIDILQRTTDMYEHDKRSLEQELETRAQKLHREQSERRRMEQQMQGMVTDTKFKWEKECKRRVNAKQLEMQNKLWVQDEKLKQLQAIVAESSSGSEPPEKPQRPSRDRDRNHGQKRSSSPSPQPDFRQTPSHQSQGRISAVQDTSPASSSSYPSVASSISEWEQRCPVDTGALFRQVETPQYRSRTPAPCHGASSVGRRRGQLWAADTESSLVNELDLEAGIRGNVFKTRGGGQAVEFTDVETLRQECPTRPSRKRRSDSSETQDEEDQENRAPVASTSRAFVHQKRRKP, from the exons ATGTATAGATTTGG GAAGGGCAAGACGCCTCGCAGGCACGGGCTGAAAAAGACATACCATGCAGAGAAAGATCCTGTTGGT gtgtacTGCCGTATACGCCCACTTGGAGGAGAGAATGAGGAATGTTGTATTGAAATGATCAGCAACACTACTATTCAGTTGCATGCTCCTGATGGTCTTAAAGCCAACCGCAATGGAGAATATAAAGAG ACGCAGTACTCTTTTAAAAAAGTGTTTGGTATTAATACTACTCAAAGGGAGCTGTTTGAGGATGTCGCCAAGCCGTTAGTAGAGGACCTCATTCAATGTAAAAATG GTTTGCTGTTTACATACGGTGTAACAGGAAGTGGCAAGACCTTCACCATGACTGGCTCACCTGGAGAAGGTGGACTCCTCCCACGTTCCCTCGACATACTCTTCAACAGTATCGGCCCCTTTCAAGCTAAAAGATTT gttTTCAAGCCAGATGACAAAAATGGAATAGACATCCAGAATGATGTGGATGCTCTTCTGGAAAGACAGAAGCGAGATTCTCAACCCTGTGTGCCAAAAACGCCTTCTTCTAG acaGAAAGCTGACCCAGAATTTGCAGACATGATCAGTCCAGAAGAGGCTTGCAAAGCTGACAATGTGGATGAAGACTGCTGTTACAGCATCTTTGTGTCTTACATTGAGATCTATAATAACTACATCTATGATCTTCTCGAAGATATCCCGTTTGACCCAATCAGGCCAAA AACACCTCAATCCAAGATACTGCGTGAAGATCAGAATCATAACATGTACATAGCTGGCTGCACAGAAGTGGAAGTCAAGTCTACAGAGGAGGCATTTGAAGTATTTTGGAGGG gacaaaagaaaagaaggatTGCACACACTCAATTGAACCGCGAATCCAGTCGTTCCCACAGTGTCTTCACTTTAAAACTCGTTCAGGCACCTCTAGATGCTGATGGAGATCACATTATGCAG GACAAAAACCAGGTAAACGTGAGCCAGCTGTGTTTGGTTGACCTGGCAGGTAGTGAGCGCAACAGCAGAACGAGAGCCGAGGGGAGCCGTCTGCGTGAAGCGG GTAATATAAACCAGTCTTTGATGACTTTGCGCACATGTATGGAAGTCCTACGAGAGAACCAAATGTGTGGCACAAATAAG ATGGTGCCATACAGGGACTCTAAAGTGACTCATCTGTTTAAGAACTACTTTGATGGAGAAGGAAAGGTTAAAATGATAGTGTGTGTCAACCCAAAGGCTGATGATTATGAGGAAACTATG CTTGTAATGCGGTTTGCAGAGATGACACAGGAAGTGGAAGTTGCACGGCCAGTTGACAGGCCCATATGTGGTCTTGCTGCAGGACGGAGGCAACGAAACCAAGTGTTCAGGGATGACCAAGCAGGTCGTAGTAATGCTG ATGACCCAGTTCTGCTGAATCAATTTATTGAAAGCCTTCCACCTCTGCCTCCTTGTGACTTGATCGATCCGTCAGATGATCAGACGCTGCCACGCCTGATTGAGGTTCTGAAGAGAAGGCATCATATCCACCAGCTGAAAACCGAGCAACTCAACAAAACTG CCTATACACTGAGGTCAATGCTTCAGCAATTTGATAGTCAGTGTGGCGCGAAGGAGAATTTCATCCATGACCAGCAAAGTAAACTGGGCGAAAAGGATAAAGTTATCTtcagtcaaaagatggagcttgaaagaatggaaaaaaaatccaaaacccTGGAATACAAG ATTGACATCCTGCAGAGGACGACTGACATGTATGAGCATGACAAACGCTCACTGGAGCAGGAGCTGGAGACTCGAGCACAAAAGCTCCACAGGGAACAGTCTGAGCGGAGACGGATGGAGCAGCAAATGCAGGGCATGGTCACAGACACCAAATTCAAGTGGGAGAAAGAATGT AAGAGACGAGTGAATGCCAAGCAGCTGGAGATGCAAAACAAGTTGTGGGTACAAGATGAAAAGCTAAAGCAGCTCCAAGCCATTGTAGCTGAGAGCAGCAGTGGCTCAGAGCCTCCAGAAAAACCGCAAAGACCCTCACGGGATAGAGATCGCAACCATGGCCAGAAGAGATCCTCATCGCCGTCACCTCAACCG GACTTCAGACAAACTCCTTCCCATCAAAGCCAAGGCAGGATTAGTGCAGTTCAGGACACTTCGCCCGCCTCCTCTTCATCTTATCCGTCAGTAGCCTCCTCCATCTCTGAGTGGGAGCAGAGGTGCCCTGTAGACACAGGTGCTCTATTTAGACAAGTGGAGACCCCACAGTATAGGAGCCGGACTCCCGCCCCATGCCATGGCGCCAGCAGCGTGGGTCGCAGGAGAGGCCAACTCTGGGCCGCAGACACTGAAAGCAGTCTCGTCAATGAACTAGACCTAGAGGCAGGAATAAGG GGGAATGTTTTTAAAACCAGAGGTGGCGGCCAGGCGGTGGAGTTTACTGATGTTGAGACACTGAGACAGGAGTGCCCAACTAGACCAAG TCGCAAGAGGAGATCTGACTCTTCAGAGACGCAAGATGAAGAGGATCAAGAAAACCGG GCTCCTGTTGCAAGCACAAGTAGGGCCTTTGTGCATCAAAA ACGCAGGAAGCCTTGA
- the LOC133616157 gene encoding kinesin-like protein KIF23 isoform X4: MYRFGKGKTPRRHGLKKTYHAEKDPVGVYCRIRPLGGENEECCIEMISNTTIQLHAPDGLKANRNGEYKETQYSFKKVFGINTTQRELFEDVAKPLVEDLIQCKNGLLFTYGVTGSGKTFTMTGSPGEGGLLPRSLDILFNSIGPFQAKRFVFKPDDKNGIDIQNDVDALLERQKRDSQPCVPKTPSSRQKADPEFADMISPEEACKADNVDEDCCYSIFVSYIEIYNNYIYDLLEDIPFDPIRPKTPQSKILREDQNHNMYIAGCTEVEVKSTEEAFEVFWRGQKKRRIAHTQLNRESSRSHSVFTLKLVQAPLDADGDHIMQDKNQVNVSQLCLVDLAGSERNSRTRAEGSRLREAGNINQSLMTLRTCMEVLRENQMCGTNKMVPYRDSKVTHLFKNYFDGEGKVKMIVCVNPKADDYEETMLVMRFAEMTQEVEVARPVDRPICGLAAGRRQRNQVFRDDQAGRSNADDPVLLNQFIESLPPLPPCDLIDPSDDQTLPRLIEVLKRRHHIHQLKTEQLNKTAYTLRSMLQQFDSQCGAKENFIHDQQSKLGEKDKVIFSQKMELERMEKKSKTLEYKIDILQRTTDMYEHDKRSLEQELETRAQKLHREQSERRRMEQQMQGMVTDTKFKWEKECKRRVNAKQLEMQNKLWVQDEKLKQLQAIVAESSSGSEPPEKPQRPSRDRDRNHGQKRSSSPSPQPGNVFKTRGGGQAVEFTDVETLRQECPTRPSRKRRSDSSETQDEEDQENRAPVASTSRAFVHQKRRKP, translated from the exons ATGTATAGATTTGG GAAGGGCAAGACGCCTCGCAGGCACGGGCTGAAAAAGACATACCATGCAGAGAAAGATCCTGTTGGT gtgtacTGCCGTATACGCCCACTTGGAGGAGAGAATGAGGAATGTTGTATTGAAATGATCAGCAACACTACTATTCAGTTGCATGCTCCTGATGGTCTTAAAGCCAACCGCAATGGAGAATATAAAGAG ACGCAGTACTCTTTTAAAAAAGTGTTTGGTATTAATACTACTCAAAGGGAGCTGTTTGAGGATGTCGCCAAGCCGTTAGTAGAGGACCTCATTCAATGTAAAAATG GTTTGCTGTTTACATACGGTGTAACAGGAAGTGGCAAGACCTTCACCATGACTGGCTCACCTGGAGAAGGTGGACTCCTCCCACGTTCCCTCGACATACTCTTCAACAGTATCGGCCCCTTTCAAGCTAAAAGATTT gttTTCAAGCCAGATGACAAAAATGGAATAGACATCCAGAATGATGTGGATGCTCTTCTGGAAAGACAGAAGCGAGATTCTCAACCCTGTGTGCCAAAAACGCCTTCTTCTAG acaGAAAGCTGACCCAGAATTTGCAGACATGATCAGTCCAGAAGAGGCTTGCAAAGCTGACAATGTGGATGAAGACTGCTGTTACAGCATCTTTGTGTCTTACATTGAGATCTATAATAACTACATCTATGATCTTCTCGAAGATATCCCGTTTGACCCAATCAGGCCAAA AACACCTCAATCCAAGATACTGCGTGAAGATCAGAATCATAACATGTACATAGCTGGCTGCACAGAAGTGGAAGTCAAGTCTACAGAGGAGGCATTTGAAGTATTTTGGAGGG gacaaaagaaaagaaggatTGCACACACTCAATTGAACCGCGAATCCAGTCGTTCCCACAGTGTCTTCACTTTAAAACTCGTTCAGGCACCTCTAGATGCTGATGGAGATCACATTATGCAG GACAAAAACCAGGTAAACGTGAGCCAGCTGTGTTTGGTTGACCTGGCAGGTAGTGAGCGCAACAGCAGAACGAGAGCCGAGGGGAGCCGTCTGCGTGAAGCGG GTAATATAAACCAGTCTTTGATGACTTTGCGCACATGTATGGAAGTCCTACGAGAGAACCAAATGTGTGGCACAAATAAG ATGGTGCCATACAGGGACTCTAAAGTGACTCATCTGTTTAAGAACTACTTTGATGGAGAAGGAAAGGTTAAAATGATAGTGTGTGTCAACCCAAAGGCTGATGATTATGAGGAAACTATG CTTGTAATGCGGTTTGCAGAGATGACACAGGAAGTGGAAGTTGCACGGCCAGTTGACAGGCCCATATGTGGTCTTGCTGCAGGACGGAGGCAACGAAACCAAGTGTTCAGGGATGACCAAGCAGGTCGTAGTAATGCTG ATGACCCAGTTCTGCTGAATCAATTTATTGAAAGCCTTCCACCTCTGCCTCCTTGTGACTTGATCGATCCGTCAGATGATCAGACGCTGCCACGCCTGATTGAGGTTCTGAAGAGAAGGCATCATATCCACCAGCTGAAAACCGAGCAACTCAACAAAACTG CCTATACACTGAGGTCAATGCTTCAGCAATTTGATAGTCAGTGTGGCGCGAAGGAGAATTTCATCCATGACCAGCAAAGTAAACTGGGCGAAAAGGATAAAGTTATCTtcagtcaaaagatggagcttgaaagaatggaaaaaaaatccaaaacccTGGAATACAAG ATTGACATCCTGCAGAGGACGACTGACATGTATGAGCATGACAAACGCTCACTGGAGCAGGAGCTGGAGACTCGAGCACAAAAGCTCCACAGGGAACAGTCTGAGCGGAGACGGATGGAGCAGCAAATGCAGGGCATGGTCACAGACACCAAATTCAAGTGGGAGAAAGAATGT AAGAGACGAGTGAATGCCAAGCAGCTGGAGATGCAAAACAAGTTGTGGGTACAAGATGAAAAGCTAAAGCAGCTCCAAGCCATTGTAGCTGAGAGCAGCAGTGGCTCAGAGCCTCCAGAAAAACCGCAAAGACCCTCACGGGATAGAGATCGCAACCATGGCCAGAAGAGATCCTCATCGCCGTCACCTCAACCG GGGAATGTTTTTAAAACCAGAGGTGGCGGCCAGGCGGTGGAGTTTACTGATGTTGAGACACTGAGACAGGAGTGCCCAACTAGACCAAG TCGCAAGAGGAGATCTGACTCTTCAGAGACGCAAGATGAAGAGGATCAAGAAAACCGG GCTCCTGTTGCAAGCACAAGTAGGGCCTTTGTGCATCAAAA ACGCAGGAAGCCTTGA
- the LOC133616157 gene encoding kinesin-like protein KIF23 isoform X1, translated as MYRFGKGKTPRRHGLKKTYHAEKDPVGVYCRIRPLGGENEECCIEMISNTTIQLHAPDGLKANRNGEYKETQYSFKKVFGINTTQRELFEDVAKPLVEDLIQCKNGLLFTYGVTGSGKTFTMTGSPGEGGLLPRSLDILFNSIGPFQAKRFVFKPDDKNGIDIQNDVDALLERQKRDSQPCVPKTPSSRQKADPEFADMISPEEACKADNVDEDCCYSIFVSYIEIYNNYIYDLLEDIPFDPIRPKTPQSKILREDQNHNMYIAGCTEVEVKSTEEAFEVFWRGQKKRRIAHTQLNRESSRSHSVFTLKLVQAPLDADGDHIMQDKNQVNVSQLCLVDLAGSERNSRTRAEGSRLREAGNINQSLMTLRTCMEVLRENQMCGTNKMVPYRDSKVTHLFKNYFDGEGKVKMIVCVNPKADDYEETMLVMRFAEMTQEVEVARPVDRPICGLAAGRRQRNQVFRDDQAGRSNADDPVLLNQFIESLPPLPPCDLIDPSDDQTLPRLIEVLKRRHHIHQLKTEQLNKTAYTLRSMLQQFDSQCGAKENFIHDQQSKLGEKDKVIFSQKMELERMEKKSKTLEYKIDILQRTTDMYEHDKRSLEQELETRAQKLHREQSERRRMEQQMQGMVTDTKFKWEKECKRRVNAKQLEMQNKLWVQDEKLKQLQAIVAESSSGSEPPEKPQRPSRDRDRNHGQKRSSSPSPQPDFRQTPSHQSQGRISAVQDTSPASSSSYPSVASSISEWEQRCPVDTGALFRQVETPQYRSRTPAPCHGASSVGRRRGQLWAADTESSLVNELDLEAGIRVTREINPVHRRSHSAGGEKWVDHKPPSNVDLDTVMQPIIPNAIQVSTPSGKALSKCHKYVLRHQELASDGEIATKLIKGNVFKTRGGGQAVEFTDVETLRQECPTRPSRKRRSDSSETQDEEDQENRAPVASTSRAFVHQKRRKP; from the exons ATGTATAGATTTGG GAAGGGCAAGACGCCTCGCAGGCACGGGCTGAAAAAGACATACCATGCAGAGAAAGATCCTGTTGGT gtgtacTGCCGTATACGCCCACTTGGAGGAGAGAATGAGGAATGTTGTATTGAAATGATCAGCAACACTACTATTCAGTTGCATGCTCCTGATGGTCTTAAAGCCAACCGCAATGGAGAATATAAAGAG ACGCAGTACTCTTTTAAAAAAGTGTTTGGTATTAATACTACTCAAAGGGAGCTGTTTGAGGATGTCGCCAAGCCGTTAGTAGAGGACCTCATTCAATGTAAAAATG GTTTGCTGTTTACATACGGTGTAACAGGAAGTGGCAAGACCTTCACCATGACTGGCTCACCTGGAGAAGGTGGACTCCTCCCACGTTCCCTCGACATACTCTTCAACAGTATCGGCCCCTTTCAAGCTAAAAGATTT gttTTCAAGCCAGATGACAAAAATGGAATAGACATCCAGAATGATGTGGATGCTCTTCTGGAAAGACAGAAGCGAGATTCTCAACCCTGTGTGCCAAAAACGCCTTCTTCTAG acaGAAAGCTGACCCAGAATTTGCAGACATGATCAGTCCAGAAGAGGCTTGCAAAGCTGACAATGTGGATGAAGACTGCTGTTACAGCATCTTTGTGTCTTACATTGAGATCTATAATAACTACATCTATGATCTTCTCGAAGATATCCCGTTTGACCCAATCAGGCCAAA AACACCTCAATCCAAGATACTGCGTGAAGATCAGAATCATAACATGTACATAGCTGGCTGCACAGAAGTGGAAGTCAAGTCTACAGAGGAGGCATTTGAAGTATTTTGGAGGG gacaaaagaaaagaaggatTGCACACACTCAATTGAACCGCGAATCCAGTCGTTCCCACAGTGTCTTCACTTTAAAACTCGTTCAGGCACCTCTAGATGCTGATGGAGATCACATTATGCAG GACAAAAACCAGGTAAACGTGAGCCAGCTGTGTTTGGTTGACCTGGCAGGTAGTGAGCGCAACAGCAGAACGAGAGCCGAGGGGAGCCGTCTGCGTGAAGCGG GTAATATAAACCAGTCTTTGATGACTTTGCGCACATGTATGGAAGTCCTACGAGAGAACCAAATGTGTGGCACAAATAAG ATGGTGCCATACAGGGACTCTAAAGTGACTCATCTGTTTAAGAACTACTTTGATGGAGAAGGAAAGGTTAAAATGATAGTGTGTGTCAACCCAAAGGCTGATGATTATGAGGAAACTATG CTTGTAATGCGGTTTGCAGAGATGACACAGGAAGTGGAAGTTGCACGGCCAGTTGACAGGCCCATATGTGGTCTTGCTGCAGGACGGAGGCAACGAAACCAAGTGTTCAGGGATGACCAAGCAGGTCGTAGTAATGCTG ATGACCCAGTTCTGCTGAATCAATTTATTGAAAGCCTTCCACCTCTGCCTCCTTGTGACTTGATCGATCCGTCAGATGATCAGACGCTGCCACGCCTGATTGAGGTTCTGAAGAGAAGGCATCATATCCACCAGCTGAAAACCGAGCAACTCAACAAAACTG CCTATACACTGAGGTCAATGCTTCAGCAATTTGATAGTCAGTGTGGCGCGAAGGAGAATTTCATCCATGACCAGCAAAGTAAACTGGGCGAAAAGGATAAAGTTATCTtcagtcaaaagatggagcttgaaagaatggaaaaaaaatccaaaacccTGGAATACAAG ATTGACATCCTGCAGAGGACGACTGACATGTATGAGCATGACAAACGCTCACTGGAGCAGGAGCTGGAGACTCGAGCACAAAAGCTCCACAGGGAACAGTCTGAGCGGAGACGGATGGAGCAGCAAATGCAGGGCATGGTCACAGACACCAAATTCAAGTGGGAGAAAGAATGT AAGAGACGAGTGAATGCCAAGCAGCTGGAGATGCAAAACAAGTTGTGGGTACAAGATGAAAAGCTAAAGCAGCTCCAAGCCATTGTAGCTGAGAGCAGCAGTGGCTCAGAGCCTCCAGAAAAACCGCAAAGACCCTCACGGGATAGAGATCGCAACCATGGCCAGAAGAGATCCTCATCGCCGTCACCTCAACCG GACTTCAGACAAACTCCTTCCCATCAAAGCCAAGGCAGGATTAGTGCAGTTCAGGACACTTCGCCCGCCTCCTCTTCATCTTATCCGTCAGTAGCCTCCTCCATCTCTGAGTGGGAGCAGAGGTGCCCTGTAGACACAGGTGCTCTATTTAGACAAGTGGAGACCCCACAGTATAGGAGCCGGACTCCCGCCCCATGCCATGGCGCCAGCAGCGTGGGTCGCAGGAGAGGCCAACTCTGGGCCGCAGACACTGAAAGCAGTCTCGTCAATGAACTAGACCTAGAGGCAGGAATAAGG GTGACTCGGGAAATTAATCCGGTGCACAGACGATCACACTCCGCTGGTGGGGAGAAATGGGTAGATCACAAACCACCCTCTAATGTTGATCTAGACACTGTCATGCAGCCAATCATACCCAATGCAATCCAAGTGTCCACTCCGAGCGGGAAAGCTCTGTCTAAATGCCACAAGTACGTGCTTAGACATCAAGAGCTTGCTTCCGATGGGGAGATTGCGACCAAGTTGATCAAG GGGAATGTTTTTAAAACCAGAGGTGGCGGCCAGGCGGTGGAGTTTACTGATGTTGAGACACTGAGACAGGAGTGCCCAACTAGACCAAG TCGCAAGAGGAGATCTGACTCTTCAGAGACGCAAGATGAAGAGGATCAAGAAAACCGG GCTCCTGTTGCAAGCACAAGTAGGGCCTTTGTGCATCAAAA ACGCAGGAAGCCTTGA